In Desulfotignum phosphitoxidans DSM 13687, a single window of DNA contains:
- a CDS encoding FAD-binding oxidoreductase yields the protein MEPDKPTIEGMVHTDTATRKKFSKDASSYRIQPQMVAAPANENDVVRILEFARKSGTSITCRSGGSGLSGAGIGPGIIVDFKPLMNRIKQLDPEIIAEPGVVLEDFLKQIHKKGLMLPAIPSSSSWCALGGNIGTRATGPRTARYGTIDAFVTSLKFITARGDIVDTRKKLPDTLEKGLMRIREKYLSDEKSRRLFENRPPIAGGYNVPAFSRYKDPGEIAAHLMVGSIGTLGVITEIRLSPIPIRMPQMTYAAFFPTLEKIGDALNRINELHPAAVEYIDNNTLARIQGKLLNNRHKDIAGALLVEFDESEEQAKKGEKILVESNPDELIPVPVNSPEETRIWEERRLILPRLRAFARKKGWIVPSIIDDVAIHAKDFVPVVRDLNQLMRRLQHDICIFGHIGFGSLHARPMFDPRKKEITDQIDTVSRQTFQILHRYGGTLVGEHNSGRSRSIYLEMELGDRFTYLREIKDLFDPEDILNPDTLFDTAPITENMNLDG from the coding sequence ATGGAACCAGATAAACCAACCATTGAAGGGATGGTGCATACCGATACCGCCACCCGGAAAAAATTCAGCAAAGATGCCAGCTCCTATCGTATCCAGCCGCAGATGGTGGCGGCGCCTGCCAATGAAAACGATGTGGTCCGTATTCTGGAATTTGCCCGGAAATCCGGCACCAGCATTACCTGCCGGTCCGGAGGCAGCGGACTCAGCGGCGCCGGCATCGGCCCTGGTATTATTGTTGACTTTAAACCATTGATGAACAGGATCAAACAACTGGATCCGGAGATAATTGCCGAACCCGGTGTGGTCCTGGAAGATTTTTTAAAACAGATCCATAAAAAGGGACTGATGCTGCCCGCTATTCCATCCAGCAGCTCCTGGTGTGCACTGGGGGGCAACATCGGTACCCGGGCAACCGGTCCCCGAACCGCACGTTACGGAACAATCGATGCATTTGTCACCTCCTTGAAATTCATCACCGCCCGGGGGGATATTGTGGATACCCGAAAAAAACTGCCAGATACCCTTGAAAAAGGTTTGATGCGCATCCGGGAAAAATATCTGTCAGATGAAAAAAGCCGCAGGCTTTTTGAGAACAGGCCGCCCATTGCCGGCGGATATAATGTGCCTGCATTTTCCCGGTATAAAGATCCCGGTGAAATCGCGGCCCATCTGATGGTCGGCAGCATCGGCACGCTGGGGGTCATAACGGAGATCCGGCTTTCACCCATTCCGATACGCATGCCACAGATGACCTATGCAGCATTTTTCCCTACCCTGGAAAAGATCGGGGATGCGCTGAACAGGATCAATGAACTGCACCCGGCTGCCGTGGAATATATCGATAACAATACCCTGGCGCGGATACAGGGAAAACTGCTCAACAACCGGCACAAAGATATTGCCGGTGCATTGCTGGTCGAATTTGATGAATCCGAAGAACAGGCAAAAAAAGGGGAAAAAATCCTTGTGGAATCCAACCCGGATGAGCTGATTCCGGTGCCGGTGAACAGCCCGGAAGAAACACGCATATGGGAAGAGCGGCGCCTTATTCTGCCCAGGCTCAGGGCCTTTGCCCGGAAGAAAGGCTGGATAGTACCGTCCATCATCGATGATGTGGCGATTCATGCCAAAGATTTTGTGCCGGTCGTCCGGGATCTGAATCAGCTGATGCGGCGGCTGCAGCATGACATCTGCATATTCGGTCATATCGGTTTCGGCAGCCTGCATGCCCGGCCGATGTTTGACCCCCGCAAAAAGGAAATCACGGACCAGATCGACACGGTGTCGCGACAGACGTTTCAGATACTTCACCGATACGGCGGCACACTGGTGGGGGAACATAATTCGGGGCGCTCACGTTCCATCTATCTTGAAATGGAGCTGGGTGACCGCTTTACATATTTACGTGAGATCAAAGATCTGTTTGACCCCGAAGATATCCTGAATCCCGATACCCTGTTCGACACTGCTCCCATCACCGAGAACATGAACCTGGACGGATAA
- the ldhH gene encoding L-lactate dehydrogenase (quinone) large subunit LdhH, with translation MEGTCESLKSYKKRLDSAIGNPFLRQVMDNFAVAYRISRENAFEQMDVDALVKQVADVKAAAVENMAALLEQFTQKASACGVHVHLADTAEEANRIISEIAQKNSSKKIVKSKSMTAEETRLNQWLETKGLEVTETDLGEWIVQLRKEGPSHMVIPAIHLSRFQVADLFTDVTGTGQDPEIERLVKVARKALREKFVQADMGITGANYAVADTGTIGIVTNEGNARLVTTLPKVHVALVGIDKLVPTIADALTINRILPKNATGQAITSYVTWITGPSECTVTPSGKREMHIVFLDNGRSKIAADPEFSQVLQCVRCGACANVCPVYRMVGGHQMGHIYIGAIGLITTYFFHGLKNAKNLVKNCTNCGACKSVCAGGIDLPHLIKQVHARIQDETGHPLQSLMLAKVLKNRKLFHRLLRTAYLAQQPVVDRSDPSRTAHGGGSGRPSDPGFLRHLPMIFSSDHNFRRLPAIAGIPFRDRFARLNQPVDHPRFTIALFSGCVQDFVYPEHLEAAMRGFARQRINVVFPMNQSCCGLPAISMGETAAARDVALQNLEAMAVNGNNYDGVDYIVTLCASCASHLTQGVPRLLKDYAPEKAAAFAKKIVPFSVFMNDIVSIDAVSGPGRNTAFHSPCHLCRGMDVHQAPRDLIEKSGNRYIPTEEEETCCGFGGSFSTTFPAVSREILTRKLDDVMASNAELLVTECPGCVLQLKGGAAQQGRDINVCHISELLFP, from the coding sequence ATGGAAGGAACCTGCGAAAGTCTTAAATCCTACAAAAAAAGGCTGGACAGTGCAATTGGCAACCCTTTTCTACGTCAGGTCATGGACAATTTTGCCGTTGCCTACCGCATCTCCCGTGAAAATGCCTTTGAACAGATGGATGTGGATGCCCTGGTAAAACAGGTGGCAGATGTCAAGGCAGCTGCTGTTGAAAATATGGCAGCCTTGCTGGAACAGTTCACACAGAAAGCTTCTGCCTGCGGGGTTCATGTGCATCTGGCAGATACCGCAGAAGAGGCCAACCGGATTATCAGTGAGATCGCTCAAAAAAACAGCTCAAAAAAGATTGTAAAATCCAAGTCCATGACTGCTGAAGAAACCCGTTTGAACCAATGGCTGGAAACGAAAGGCCTGGAAGTCACGGAAACCGATCTCGGGGAATGGATCGTGCAGCTGAGAAAAGAAGGCCCCTCCCACATGGTTATACCAGCCATCCACCTATCCCGGTTCCAGGTGGCGGACCTGTTCACGGATGTCACGGGCACGGGCCAGGACCCGGAAATCGAGCGGCTGGTCAAGGTGGCCCGGAAAGCGCTGCGGGAAAAATTTGTTCAAGCGGACATGGGCATCACCGGTGCCAACTATGCCGTGGCCGACACCGGCACCATCGGCATTGTCACCAATGAAGGCAATGCCCGGCTGGTCACCACCCTGCCCAAAGTGCATGTGGCCCTGGTGGGCATCGACAAGCTGGTGCCCACGATTGCCGATGCCTTGACCATCAACCGGATTCTGCCGAAAAACGCCACGGGCCAGGCCATCACTTCCTATGTCACCTGGATCACAGGACCCTCGGAATGCACCGTCACCCCGTCCGGAAAACGGGAAATGCACATCGTATTCCTGGACAACGGCCGCAGCAAAATCGCGGCTGATCCCGAGTTCTCCCAGGTGCTCCAGTGTGTACGGTGCGGGGCCTGCGCCAATGTGTGCCCGGTCTACCGCATGGTGGGGGGGCACCAGATGGGCCATATCTATATCGGTGCCATCGGCCTGATCACCACCTATTTTTTCCACGGCCTGAAAAACGCGAAAAACCTGGTGAAAAACTGCACCAACTGCGGGGCGTGCAAGTCGGTGTGCGCCGGCGGCATTGACCTGCCCCACCTGATCAAACAGGTCCATGCCCGGATCCAGGATGAAACCGGGCATCCCCTGCAAAGCCTGATGCTGGCAAAGGTACTCAAAAACCGCAAACTGTTTCACCGGCTCCTGCGCACGGCCTATCTGGCCCAGCAGCCGGTCGTGGACCGGTCGGATCCGTCACGAACCGCGCACGGCGGCGGATCCGGCCGGCCGTCAGATCCCGGTTTTCTGCGGCACCTGCCCATGATCTTTTCATCGGACCACAATTTCCGGCGCCTGCCCGCCATTGCCGGAATCCCGTTCCGGGACCGGTTTGCCCGACTGAACCAGCCGGTGGATCATCCCCGGTTCACTATTGCCCTGTTTTCCGGGTGCGTCCAGGATTTTGTGTATCCCGAACACCTGGAAGCCGCCATGAGAGGGTTTGCCCGGCAGCGGATCAACGTGGTGTTTCCCATGAACCAGTCCTGCTGCGGTCTGCCGGCAATCAGCATGGGAGAAACCGCGGCGGCCAGAGATGTGGCCCTCCAGAACCTGGAAGCCATGGCAGTCAACGGCAACAATTACGATGGCGTGGATTATATCGTCACCTTGTGCGCGTCCTGTGCCTCCCACCTGACCCAGGGGGTGCCCAGACTGCTCAAAGATTATGCCCCTGAAAAGGCGGCGGCGTTTGCCAAAAAAATAGTGCCCTTTTCCGTGTTCATGAACGATATCGTGAGCATTGACGCGGTCTCCGGGCCCGGCAGAAACACGGCATTCCATTCCCCCTGCCATCTGTGCCGGGGCATGGATGTTCACCAGGCCCCGCGCGATCTCATTGAAAAATCCGGAAACCGGTATATCCCTACTGAAGAGGAAGAAACCTGCTGCGGATTCGGCGGCAGTTTTTCCACCACCTTTCCGGCGGTCTCCCGGGAAATTCTTACCCGGAAACTGGATGATGTGATGGCTTCCAACGCCGAACTGCTGGTGACCGAATGCCCGGGATGCGTGCTTCAGCTCAAAGGCGGGGCTGCGCAACAGGGCCGGGACATCAACGTGTGCCACATTTCTGAACTGCTGTTTCCCTGA
- a CDS encoding LutC/YkgG family protein: MNDLVKQFIHNASVVGAKTMSVKNRTAALEQAVTLLTDKPPLEPQMHNPGLKPSEENSMRIMAAPNLDDDSFSQLSDLCDAVGNIRLLRQGMREYPGGIDMGLTPVDLGIADTGTLVLNSNGEETRLTTMLCEVHVALLNISDIRETAFAMTDELSELTQQCGAYIAFITGASRTADIERVLAVGVHGPLALHILLVEER; this comes from the coding sequence TTGAATGATCTGGTGAAACAATTCATACACAATGCATCCGTGGTGGGGGCCAAAACCATGTCCGTGAAAAATCGGACTGCAGCCCTTGAACAGGCGGTGACATTATTGACAGACAAACCGCCCCTGGAACCCCAGATGCACAATCCAGGACTGAAACCCTCGGAGGAAAATTCCATGCGGATCATGGCGGCCCCGAACCTGGATGATGACAGCTTCAGTCAATTATCTGATCTTTGTGACGCTGTCGGCAATATTCGGCTGCTGCGCCAGGGTATGCGGGAGTATCCAGGCGGCATCGATATGGGATTGACCCCGGTGGACCTGGGAATTGCAGACACCGGTACGCTGGTCCTCAATTCGAACGGTGAGGAAACCAGGCTGACCACCATGCTGTGTGAGGTTCATGTGGCCCTGCTCAACATTTCGGATATCCGAGAGACCGCCTTTGCCATGACAGATGAACTGTCAGAGCTGACGCAGCAATGCGGCGCCTACATCGCCTTTATCACCGGTGCCAGCCGCACCGCTGATATTGAGAGGGTTTTGGCCGTTGGGGTCCATGGCCCCCTGGCGCTGCATATCCTTCTTGTGGAGGAGCGATAA
- a CDS encoding UxaA family hydrolase: MSNLIHLNEKDNVAMASVSLEKGTKIKTHDLVCNTVIPAGHKVAIYDIPKEDPIYKYGDIIGYALEHIKKGDHVHSHNLYLKKASCEHSCESPHDHFPLKTKSERSFFKGYIRPGGKIGTRNYIGILSTVNCSASICHFIADGANKAFKEKYPSIDGFVGLGHGAGCCMTIGGEGLTILQKTMAGFIRNPNFGGILVVGLGCEVNRISDFFNAMSLNEGSLLKTLDIQDSGGTENTVIKAMTLIQEMIPPVAAAKREPVSAANLILGLECGGSDAYSGITANPSLGAAADLLVQDGGTVILSETPEIYGAEHLLIRRAVNCRVADKLIEKIKWWEAYTEKNGAQINNNPTPGNKDGGISTILEKSLGAVAKGGNTPLQEVYSYAEPVLSKGMVFMDTPGYDIVSITGMIAGGANMIGFTSGRGTVVGFKPVPCLKLASNTHMYDRMKGDMDINCGPVLDAGVSVKDMGLSIYKTILETASGSKSKSEIFGYGDHEFVPWHIGAVL; encoded by the coding sequence ATGTCGAATCTGATTCATCTCAATGAAAAAGACAATGTAGCCATGGCATCTGTGTCTCTTGAAAAAGGGACGAAAATCAAGACCCATGACCTGGTATGCAATACCGTGATACCTGCCGGCCATAAAGTGGCCATATATGATATCCCAAAAGAGGACCCGATATACAAGTATGGCGACATCATTGGATATGCACTTGAACATATTAAAAAAGGAGATCATGTCCATTCCCATAATTTGTATTTAAAAAAAGCATCATGTGAGCATAGCTGTGAAAGTCCTCATGATCATTTCCCTTTGAAAACAAAGTCAGAAAGATCCTTTTTCAAAGGATATATCAGACCAGGAGGAAAAATCGGAACTCGAAATTATATAGGGATATTGTCAACGGTTAACTGTTCGGCCAGTATCTGCCACTTTATTGCGGATGGTGCCAATAAGGCGTTTAAGGAGAAATATCCTTCTATTGATGGGTTTGTGGGCTTAGGGCATGGGGCCGGTTGCTGCATGACCATTGGCGGGGAAGGTTTGACGATTCTTCAGAAAACCATGGCCGGGTTTATCAGAAATCCCAATTTTGGGGGAATTCTGGTAGTGGGACTGGGTTGCGAAGTCAATCGTATATCTGATTTTTTCAACGCCATGAGCTTGAACGAAGGTTCTTTACTTAAGACACTGGATATTCAGGACAGCGGAGGCACTGAAAATACCGTGATCAAAGCCATGACATTGATCCAAGAGATGATTCCCCCGGTTGCTGCCGCAAAAAGGGAACCCGTTTCAGCAGCGAATCTGATACTTGGTTTGGAATGTGGAGGATCTGATGCATATTCCGGTATCACTGCCAATCCATCTCTGGGAGCGGCAGCTGATCTTCTGGTTCAAGACGGGGGGACGGTTATTTTATCGGAAACCCCTGAAATATACGGTGCAGAGCACCTGCTGATCCGCAGGGCAGTAAATTGCCGGGTAGCGGATAAACTGATTGAAAAAATAAAATGGTGGGAAGCTTATACTGAAAAAAATGGTGCCCAGATAAACAACAATCCTACTCCGGGCAATAAGGACGGCGGCATCAGCACCATCCTTGAAAAATCATTGGGTGCTGTGGCAAAAGGCGGCAATACGCCATTACAGGAGGTATACAGTTATGCAGAGCCTGTCCTGTCAAAAGGCATGGTTTTCATGGACACGCCGGGCTATGATATTGTTTCCATTACCGGTATGATCGCCGGTGGTGCCAACATGATCGGTTTTACCTCCGGACGGGGGACTGTGGTGGGATTCAAACCAGTCCCCTGTTTGAAACTTGCATCCAATACACACATGTACGATCGGATGAAAGGTGATATGGACATCAACTGTGGTCCGGTCCTCGATGCGGGAGTCAGTGTCAAAGACATGGGTCTTTCCATTTATAAAACCATTTTGGAAACAGCGTCCGGTAGCAAAAGCAAAAGTGAAATATTTGGATATGGCGATCACGAATTTGTCCCGTGGCACATAGGGGCCGTCCTTTGA
- a CDS encoding TRAP transporter large permease produces MCNNGIASGDLSIAEIEEQKLSRPEELEDYLSLALFWTLGAVVFLQFFTRYVLNNSMGWTEEIARMLLVACSLLGSSLAIRKNSHISVEFFYRYLSPRGGVIFSRVVDLLRIVFFIVLLFTCYKLAGRTFGALVSVDVPKKVLYYIFNGMIGVNLIRSVHVAVLNWKNGGSSLNLTAPPVTNPDYKASFTDWIAPGIIVILGALTIWALLAGNELYFMFALAFTVIIIGLPVAFCLAGSAYIYILVSGMAPDVVIAHRLINGMDSFPLLAIPFFILAGTLMNSVGITDRLFDFAKSLVGWLPGGLGHVNVGASIIFAGMSGAAVADAGGLGTIEIKAMKDAGYDPEFSVGITAASSTIGPIIPPSLPMVAFGVMASCSVGQLFAAGFIPGLLMGTALMAMVAYMAHKRKYPREDRFRAGFLVSSFKRSFLSLMTPTIIVGGILTGIFTPTEAAIGAVVYGILLGFFYRTLTFKKFVSISMETIDTSATIMMIIGAAAVFAWILTSNQVANLFAAFVMDNFTSKFMILLTINLILLVVGCFLEPIAAITIMVPVLMPLSQMIGLDVIHLGVLMVLNLMIGLLTPPVGTVLYVLSRVSGIKFERCLVGTAPFFIPLIAVLILITYVEGFSLFLPNLIYR; encoded by the coding sequence ATGTGTAATAATGGCATAGCTTCCGGCGATTTATCCATTGCGGAAATCGAAGAGCAGAAATTAAGTCGTCCGGAAGAATTGGAGGATTATCTTTCGCTGGCCTTGTTCTGGACGCTCGGGGCCGTGGTTTTCCTGCAGTTTTTTACCCGTTACGTTTTGAACAATTCCATGGGATGGACTGAAGAGATTGCCCGTATGCTTTTAGTTGCCTGTTCTTTACTGGGCTCCTCTCTTGCCATACGAAAAAATTCTCATATTTCGGTTGAATTTTTTTATCGTTACCTCAGCCCCAGGGGCGGGGTCATTTTTTCCCGGGTGGTGGATTTGCTCAGGATTGTCTTTTTTATCGTATTGCTATTCACCTGTTATAAACTGGCCGGTAGAACATTTGGTGCCCTGGTATCTGTGGATGTTCCCAAAAAGGTTCTGTATTATATTTTTAACGGCATGATCGGGGTGAATCTGATCCGTTCGGTTCATGTGGCAGTATTAAATTGGAAAAACGGCGGCAGCAGCCTCAATTTGACAGCGCCGCCTGTAACGAATCCGGACTATAAAGCCTCATTCACAGACTGGATCGCTCCTGGTATCATTGTCATTTTAGGCGCATTGACCATATGGGCTTTATTAGCAGGCAATGAATTGTATTTCATGTTTGCCCTGGCATTTACCGTTATTATTATCGGCCTGCCGGTTGCTTTCTGCCTGGCCGGTTCAGCCTATATCTACATACTTGTATCTGGAATGGCTCCTGATGTTGTGATTGCCCACCGGTTGATCAATGGAATGGACAGCTTCCCATTGCTGGCCATTCCGTTTTTCATACTGGCCGGTACATTGATGAATTCGGTGGGCATTACAGACCGTCTTTTTGATTTTGCCAAATCCCTGGTTGGCTGGCTTCCCGGCGGACTCGGGCATGTAAATGTCGGGGCTTCCATCATATTTGCCGGTATGAGCGGTGCTGCTGTAGCCGATGCCGGTGGATTGGGCACCATTGAAATTAAAGCCATGAAAGACGCAGGCTACGATCCTGAATTTTCAGTAGGTATTACCGCAGCCTCTTCAACGATTGGACCCATAATCCCACCTAGTCTTCCCATGGTGGCCTTCGGTGTTATGGCTTCCTGTTCTGTGGGACAGCTTTTTGCAGCAGGATTTATTCCCGGGCTTTTGATGGGCACCGCTTTAATGGCCATGGTGGCATATATGGCCCACAAACGAAAATATCCCAGGGAAGACCGTTTCAGGGCTGGTTTTCTGGTTTCCAGCTTCAAGCGGTCTTTTTTAAGCCTTATGACCCCTACCATTATCGTAGGCGGCATTTTAACCGGCATCTTCACACCAACGGAAGCCGCCATTGGTGCTGTGGTATACGGCATTCTTTTGGGTTTTTTTTACAGAACGCTTACATTTAAAAAATTTGTCAGTATCAGCATGGAAACCATTGATACCAGTGCCACGATTATGATGATCATTGGTGCGGCAGCGGTATTTGCGTGGATATTGACCAGCAATCAGGTGGCAAATCTGTTTGCAGCGTTTGTCATGGATAATTTTACTTCCAAATTTATGATTTTGCTGACCATCAATCTGATTCTTCTGGTGGTTGGCTGTTTCCTGGAGCCCATTGCAGCAATTACCATAATGGTCCCAGTTTTGATGCCCCTTTCCCAAATGATCGGTCTGGATGTGATCCATCTGGGGGTGCTCATGGTATTGAATTTGATGATTGGTCTGTTGACCCCTCCGGTCGGAACGGTCCTATATGTTCTCAGCAGGGTGTCGGGGATAAAATTTGAAAGATGCCTGGTAGGAACAGCTCCATTTTTTATTCCGCTGATCGCTGTTCTGATTCTGATTACCTATGTGGAAGGTTTTTCTCTGTTTCTGCCGAATCTGATTTATCGATAA
- a CDS encoding sialic acid TRAP transporter substrate-binding protein SiaP: MKQLVKKSLVIVGMAMVCGLMIISPSHAAKTLKWAHSYEVDNPYHTMALWASEEIAKRTDNKFDIKVYPASSLGKEVDINEGLTLGTIDIVHTSAAFTGRTYPLLAMSTYPYVFRNLAHFYAFAKSDLFREFADKYEEITGSHVFCTSYYGARNVTTTKLPVRTPEDMKNLKIRIPNAPAYGMFPRAVNANPTPIAFAEVYLALQQGVVDAQENPLTIIKFKKFYEVQKYISLTQHMLDNLVTIAGGHLWNNLSNDEKKIFTDVMLEMSDKISKSIETAEAELVAWFEEQGNIVIKDVDKAAMAKKVAEFYKKNQKEMPWDEAIWNRLQAIQ, translated from the coding sequence ATGAAACAATTGGTTAAAAAGTCACTGGTAATCGTTGGCATGGCCATGGTTTGCGGACTGATGATCATCTCCCCATCCCATGCAGCAAAAACACTTAAATGGGCACACAGTTATGAGGTGGACAACCCATATCACACCATGGCATTATGGGCGTCTGAAGAAATTGCAAAACGGACAGACAACAAGTTTGATATAAAAGTGTATCCGGCATCTTCTCTGGGAAAAGAGGTGGATATCAACGAAGGGCTGACATTGGGCACCATCGATATTGTTCATACGTCTGCAGCCTTTACCGGAAGGACATACCCGCTATTGGCAATGTCAACATATCCGTATGTGTTCAGGAATCTGGCACATTTTTATGCATTCGCCAAAAGTGACCTGTTCCGTGAGTTTGCCGACAAGTACGAAGAGATCACCGGCAGCCACGTGTTCTGTACCTCTTATTATGGCGCACGAAATGTTACGACGACAAAATTGCCGGTCCGGACGCCTGAAGATATGAAAAATCTAAAAATAAGAATCCCCAATGCACCCGCTTACGGTATGTTTCCGAGAGCGGTTAATGCAAATCCCACCCCCATTGCATTTGCAGAAGTCTATCTGGCACTCCAGCAGGGTGTGGTGGATGCTCAGGAAAATCCGTTGACAATCATTAAGTTTAAAAAGTTTTATGAAGTTCAGAAGTATATCTCTTTGACGCAGCATATGCTGGATAACCTGGTGACCATTGCAGGGGGGCATTTGTGGAACAACCTTTCCAATGATGAAAAGAAAATATTTACCGATGTCATGCTGGAAATGAGTGATAAAATAAGTAAGAGCATTGAAACAGCAGAAGCAGAGCTTGTGGCATGGTTTGAAGAGCAGGGCAACATCGTTATAAAAGACGTTGATAAAGCCGCCATGGCCAAAAAGGTAGCCGAGTTTTATAAGAAAAATCAGAAGGAGATGCCTTGGGATGAAGCAATCTGGAACCGTCTCCAGGCGATTCAATAA
- a CDS encoding aldo/keto reductase: protein MYHNDVLLTAYAPLGSGDRPPALKSEDEPSLLQNPIVIETANKNHCTPAQVLIRWAMERGTSVIPKTVNPDRLAENLNALDISLSPEDMQSLASLDQHRRYIRGNFWTAPGSPYTYENLWDEAV, encoded by the coding sequence ATTTATCATAATGATGTTTTATTGACTGCTTATGCCCCCCTCGGATCTGGAGACAGGCCACCGGCCCTGAAATCTGAGGATGAACCCAGCCTCCTGCAAAACCCAATCGTTATTGAAACCGCAAATAAAAATCATTGTACACCGGCCCAGGTATTGATCCGGTGGGCGATGGAACGTGGGACATCTGTAATACCCAAAACCGTTAACCCTGATCGCCTGGCCGAAAATTTAAATGCTCTTGATATCTCGTTATCCCCGGAAGATATGCAGTCATTGGCATCGTTGGATCAGCATCGGCGATATATTCGCGGCAATTTCTGGACGGCACCGGGTTCCCCATATACGTATGAAAATCTCTGGGATGAAGCGGTGTGA
- a CDS encoding TRAP transporter large permease produces the protein MSLEFMTVAMFATLIFAIILGHPLAYTLAAVATLFGLIDNGFVVSRLFEMFINNIWGLMENYTLVAIPLFILMAQILDRSKVSDALFESMYVVLGSIKGGLGLAVVLVCTVFAATTGIIGASVVAMGLLATPALMNKGYQKELTAGIICASGTLGILIPPSIMMVVYGGLTGMKETSVGNLFAGAIFPGLLLAGLYFAYIFVRCNINPKLGPPISKQEASGYTARQKWAMTLKSLLPPLILILAVMGTILGGVATPTEAAGLGAFGAGILAFLNKKLNWTVLKESAYATMKTTSMVMMLFVGGKFFSAVFLSMGGGDVVADLLIGSGMNEWIILFIMMFIVFIMGMFIDWAAILLVTVPIFLPIAIELGFDPLWFSLLLCVNLQTSFLTPPFGYALFYFKGVAPTDYTMMHIYRGIMPFVLLQIISIGLLCLFPSLVTWLPGVFFG, from the coding sequence ATGAGTCTTGAGTTCATGACAGTGGCCATGTTTGCCACCCTGATTTTCGCTATTATTCTCGGGCATCCACTGGCCTATACCCTGGCTGCCGTGGCCACCCTTTTCGGGCTGATTGACAATGGATTTGTGGTCTCCAGACTGTTTGAAATGTTTATCAACAATATCTGGGGGCTGATGGAAAACTATACCCTGGTGGCCATTCCGCTGTTCATTCTCATGGCCCAGATCCTGGACCGATCCAAGGTGTCGGATGCCTTGTTTGAATCCATGTATGTGGTGCTGGGCAGTATCAAGGGCGGTCTGGGCCTGGCCGTGGTGCTGGTGTGCACGGTGTTTGCCGCCACCACCGGGATCATCGGTGCCTCCGTGGTGGCCATGGGGCTGCTGGCAACCCCGGCCCTCATGAACAAAGGATACCAGAAAGAACTGACTGCAGGCATCATCTGTGCCTCCGGAACCTTAGGCATCCTGATTCCGCCCTCCATCATGATGGTGGTGTACGGCGGGCTTACCGGCATGAAAGAAACTTCGGTGGGCAATCTGTTTGCCGGCGCCATTTTTCCGGGCCTGCTGTTGGCAGGTCTGTACTTTGCCTATATTTTTGTCCGGTGTAACATCAACCCGAAGCTGGGACCCCCTATCTCAAAACAAGAGGCATCCGGGTACACGGCCCGCCAGAAATGGGCCATGACCCTGAAATCCCTGCTGCCGCCGCTGATTCTGATTCTGGCGGTCATGGGAACCATTCTGGGCGGGGTGGCCACACCCACGGAAGCGGCGGGCTTAGGTGCATTCGGAGCCGGAATTCTGGCTTTTTTAAACAAAAAACTCAACTGGACCGTGCTCAAGGAAAGTGCCTATGCCACCATGAAAACCACTTCCATGGTCATGATGCTGTTTGTGGGCGGAAAATTTTTCTCCGCCGTGTTCCTGAGCATGGGCGGCGGCGATGTGGTGGCGGATCTGCTCATCGGATCCGGCATGAACGAGTGGATCATTCTGTTTATCATGATGTTCATCGTGTTCATCATGGGCATGTTCATTGACTGGGCCGCCATCCTGCTGGTGACGGTGCCTATTTTTCTGCCCATCGCCATCGAGCTGGGATTCGACCCCCTGTGGTTCTCGCTGCTTTTGTGCGTGAATCTCCAGACCTCCTTTCTCACCCCGCCGTTCGGATACGCCCTGTTTTACTTCAAAGGCGTGGCTCCGACCGATTACACCATGATGCATATTTACAGAGGAATTATGCCGTTTGTACTTTTACAGATTATCAGTATCGGTCTGTTGTGCCTGTTTCCGTCGCTGGTCACCTGGCTGCCGGGGGTATTTTTTGGATAA